A single genomic interval of Ischnura elegans chromosome 3, ioIscEleg1.1, whole genome shotgun sequence harbors:
- the LOC124155213 gene encoding putative nuclease HARBI1 gives MARRLVWLHIAREIYLRERRFLRLERRMIRDHSNPFEVREEDFTRYFRVSKEIAIYLCQQLHPELSRRRRSGLRTHTQVLVALRFLAEGSYQRGVGQDFLMAVSQPTVSRCVTKVTSSICDRLHQWINFPQTDNEMAAVQERFRANAGFPGIVGLIDCTHISIVTPAIHAEGYRNRKGYFSLNTQMVRNSD, from the exons ATGGCCCGTCGATTAGTGTGGTTACATATCGCTCGTGAAATATATTTAAGGGAAAGGCGATTTCTTCGCTTGGAGAGGAGAATGATCAGGGATCACTCCAATCCCTTTGAGGTCAGAGAAGAGGACTTCACTCGATATTTCCGCGTAAGTAAGGAGATTGCGATTTACTTGTGTCAGCAATTGCATCCGGAGCTGTCAAGAAGACGTCGTAGTGGCTTAAGAACACATACGCAA GTATTAGTCGCCTTGCGATTTCTGGCGGAAGGATCGTACCAAAGAGGGGTTGGGCAGGACTTTTTAATGGCAGTGAGCCAGCCCACTGTGAGCAGGTGTGTCACCAAAGTGACTTCCAGTATCTGCGACCGCCTACACCAGTGGATTAATTTTCCCCAAACAGACAATGAAATGGCGGCGGTACAAGAAAG ATTTAGAGCTAATGCTGGATTTCCCGGAATAGTTGGGTTAATTGACTGCACCCATATCTCCATCGTCACTCCTGCCATTCATGCAGAAGGATATAGGAACAGGAAAGGCTACTTCTCTCTTAATACACAGATGGTGAGAAATTCAGAttga
- the LOC124155054 gene encoding putative nuclease HARBI1 — MVITNVVTYPGSVHDQFIWNFCQLKNIMRNTDGGYFLLGDSGYALEPWLITPLPQAEEGTPAYRFTMAHCHTRSKIGRVFGILKARWRCLLKDRTLHYTPEKASKIIVCCAILHNIMMHHRIPLPENEVYEDLQDNGQRGDIFGGDQLTIARRRQMNIIQRYFTI, encoded by the exons ATGGTAATCACTAATGTGGTCACATACCCTGGGTCCGTACACGACCAATTTATATGGAACTTCTGCCAATTAAAGAACATAATGAGAAACActgatggaggatattttttgctAG GAGATTCTGGGTATGCATTGGAGCCATGGTTGATCACTCCACTGCCCCAAGCTGAGGAGGGAACTCCGGCTTACAGATTCACCATGGCCCACTGCCATACAAGGAGTAAAATAGGAAGGGTGTTCGGAATTTTAAAAGCAAGGTGGAGATGCCTATTGAAAGACCGAACTTTGCACTACACCCCAGAGAAGGCATCCAAGATTATTGTTTGTTGTGcaatactgcacaacataatGATGCACCATCG AATTCCACTGCCAGAAAATGAAGTCTATGAAGATTTACAAGATAATGGCCAGAGGGGAGACATATTTGGGGGAGATCAACTCACCATAGCAAGGAGGAGGCAGATGAATATCATCCAACGTTATTTCaccatataa
- the LOC124155214 gene encoding uncharacterized protein LOC124155214, whose protein sequence is MIYGKNYSNKARAFKMTQKQTATLANYMNDHREFALGKFHGPTGRADHQKLWEELADILALHGPPKTLDQWKKAWKDLRGKARQKNARACADRLATGNKEGHTPILSDIDNLILSIIGKQTSTPLMDIGANLED, encoded by the exons atGATATATGGGAAAAATTATAGCAACAAAGCAAGGGCATTTAAGATGACGCAGAAACAAACTGCGACATTAGCCAACTACATGAACGACCATCGCGAGTTCGCCCTTGGTAAATTTCATGGGCCAACAGGAAGAGCCGACCATCAGAAGCTCTGGGAAGAGCTGGCTGATATTCTCGCGCTGCACGGACCGCCTAAAACACTCGACCAATGGAAGAAG GCATGGAAGGACCTGCGTGGAAAGGCGAGGCAGAAGAATGCCCGTGCATGTGCCGATAGGCTGGCCACGGGAAATAAAGAG gGTCACACCCCTATATTAAGTGATATTGACAATCTTATTTTGTCAATAATTGGCAAGCAGACATCGACCCCCTTAATGGATATTGGTGCAAACTTGGAAG ATTAA